The stretch of DNA AACTCGTCAGAGATCATCGCCGCGTCGATCTCGTGCTCGGCGACGGTGTGGAGGCGGTGCTCCTTCAGCATCGAGGCGAGGCCGTGGGTGACCAGGACATTCGCCGTTCTGGGGCGGCGCTCGATCCCGTCGAACGCCCGCCGGTAGTCGGACGTCTCCAGCATATTCGGGATGAGGTGGAAGGTCGCATCCCCGACCTCGACCGTCTCGTAGCGGTAGCGGTATGCGGCATGGACCTCGGCGCCGTGGTACTCCAGGACCGCGAACGGCGACTCGGTGTAGCGGGTCTTTGCCATCGAATGGTTGCCGGCAATGACGATGAGGGGAACTCCGGCATCCTGCAGGAGATCGAGGGCCGCAAGCACCGTCGTATAGGCGCGGGTCTTCGGCTTGACCGTATGAAAGAGGTCGCCGGCATGGACGACGGCGTCGGGCCGCTCCTGTATGATCCGCTCGATCCCCGCAAGAAAATTCTCATATATCAGCCGCTCCCTGAGGTTCATCCCGGTGGCGTCCAGTTTATTGAAGGCCGCAAGGCCCAGGTGCGTATCGGCGATATGGATGAATTTCATCTGATCGATCTCTCATCAGGCCTTATATAAAGGGCGCTCCGTGCGCCCCGAAAGTGAAGCGTCACCACTATCTATGGTTGGTGCGCACTATGAGGGTGGTGATTCTCATGACACAGCGGTCCGTGGATGCAATCTTCCAGGCCCTGTTCCTCCTGACCGATCTCCGGGCGCTGATGCGGGAGACGGCGCCCCTTCACGATCTCAACGAGGAACAGCGGGCTAAAGCCGCAAAGGCGGTAGAGAAACTGAAAAAGCAGATCGGGATCCTGGAGCAGGAGCTGGCCCGATGAAGTGCACGCCAGATATCGATCTCCGCGACGTCGAGGAGATGAACATCAATATCGACCCGATCCAGGCGGCCGGCCGCCTGACCGCCGACGCGATGAAGGCGGTGATCGCCTACGGCGACGGCTACTCGGTCTGCGACAACTGCCGGAAACCCTTCCGCCTCGACTATATCGAAAAACCGCCGATCGCAACCTTTCACGACGATCTCGCCGCCTTCGTCGGGATGGACGAGGCGCGGGTGGTCCCGGGGGCGCGCCGGGGGTTCCAGGCGGTCGCCGGTACCTATGTGCAGAAGGGCGACCCGGTGATCCTCACCGCCCTCTCGCACTACACCGAGTTCATCGCCGTCGAGAACGCCGGCGGGATCCCGCACGAGATCCCGAAGGACACAAACAACATCATCAGGGCCGATGCCGCCGCGGAGCGGATCGAGGAGGTGACCCGCGCCTCAGGACGGCCGCCGGTCCTGCTCTTCATCGACCACGTCGACTACCAGTTCGGCAACCTCCATGAGGTGCAGGAGATCGCGCGGGTGGCGCACGGCTACGACATCCCGGTCCTCCTCAACGGCGCCTACACCGTCGGGACGATGCCGGTGGACGGCAAAGCCCTTGGCGTGGACTTCGTTGTCGGCTCCGGGCACAAGAGCATGGCAGCGCCCGCCCCTTCGGGCGTGCTGGCGACGACCGCCGAACGGGCGGAGGAGGTCTTCAGGACGACGCAGATCAAGGGCGATCTCACCGGTCGGACCTTCGGGATCAAGGAGGTGGAGATGATGGGCTGCACCCTGATGGGCGTGACCCTCATGGGCATGATGGCCTCCTTCCCGCACGTGCGGGCGCGGGTGGGCCGCTGGGACGAGGAACTGGCGAACGCCCGGATCGTCCTCGACGCCCTGCGGTCGATCGAGGGCACGGTCGTGAAGTCCGAGATGCCCCGCCGCCACACCTTAACCCGCGTCGATACCTCGGCGTCGTTTGATCGGATCGCCGAGACGCACAAAAAGCGCGGCTTTTTCCTCTCCTCGGCCCTGAACAAGAAGGGGATTGTCGGCGTGATCCCGGGGGCGACGAAGGTATGGAAGTTCAACACCTACGGGATCTCCCGGGCGCAGGCGGAGTACGTGGCCGCCGCCTATATCGAGATCGCAGAGGAGAACGGGCTTCCGGTCGTCTCCCCCTGAAGGGGGTCTCTTTTTTGGGCGCCCCGCCGTGCCCGCGGCAGGGCCAACGATAATATACCGGTATGCCGTCCCATCATGCCATGGGAATTATGACCGTTCCGGCTGATTCCGGCGACCTCCTCCGGCTCAAAAAGGAGCAGATCGGCCCTGCCGCCGAGATGCTCGCCCGGGCATTCGGGCAGGACCCGAAGATGGGCTATTTCGTTCCGGACGAAGGGAAACGCCTGGAGATCACACGCCATCACTTCGAGTTCCTGCTCAGGTACGGCCTGATCTACGGGGAGGTCTATGCGACATCGCCGCGGCTGGAGGGTGTCGCGGTCTGGCTCCCGGCAAAAAAGGTGGAGATCACCCTCTGGAGGGCCCTTCGGGCCGGGCTCTTCCAGTTCAGGAAGGGCGTCGGAAAAGAGGCCCTGGAACGCATCCTCTCCTTCTCAGACTACCTCGACACCCTCCACCGCCGGCATATGCCCGGCCCCCACCACTACCTCTTCTTCATCGGCGTCGACCCGGCCTGCCAGGGAAAAGGATATGCGAGCCGGCTGATCCGCCCGGTGCTCGCCCGCCTGGACGGGAAGGGGCTCCCCTGCTATCTCGTCACCCAGAACGAGCAGAACGTGGCGCTGTACGAGCACTACGGCTTCCGGGTGATCGAAAAGAGTCTCGTCCCCGGAACAGAGGTGGAGAGCTGGGCGATGGTGCGGGAGGCAGGACTCAGCCGGTCCTGATGATCTCCCCGTTGATCGCCCTGACGAAGCGCAGCGATCCAAGGGCTCCGGCGACGAGGCCGTCGAGATCGATTTTTGCCTCGTTCTCTTCGATCGCCGCGATATCGGCCTGTGTCGCCGGGCGTTTCGGCACGGCACGGCAGGAGAGGTCGCCCGCGGCCTCGTCGAAGGTGCCGATCCGCCGGGCAATCTCGACCGCCTCGGCCTTCTCGTAGGTGATCAGGGGGCGCAGCACCGGCATGGTGGCGGCCGACTCGATCACGCCGAGGTTCACCAGGGTCTGGGAGGCGACCTGCCCCAGGTTGTCGCCGGTGACGATGGCGAACGCTCCTTCACGCCGGGCGACGGCGTCGGCGACCCTGAACATGAAGCGCTTGCAGAGGAGACAGCGGTACCTGGGCTCGGCCACCGCGGTCATGGCGTCGAAGAACGGCTCCATGTCGGCGACGATCAGGTCGAGGGGGTGGCCCATGCACCAGGTCGAGAGGGTGGCGTGGTGCCTGAGCACGGCGTCTCTCACCTCCTCGCCCTGCCATCGCCCGGCGTCGAGGGTGAGGTGGGTGAGGGTGCAGCCCCGGCGCATCACCAGCCAGCCGGCCACCGGCGAGTCGATCCCCGCGGAGAGGAGGGAGAGCACTCGCTCCTGCGTCCCGAAGGGAAGGCCGCGCGGCGCCGGGATCCGCTCGTCGTAGACCAGGCCGCCGTACGGCCTGGCCTCGACAAAGACCTCGTAGTCCG from Methanofollis liminatans DSM 4140 encodes:
- a CDS encoding metallophosphoesterase family protein; its protein translation is MKFIHIADTHLGLAAFNKLDATGMNLRERLIYENFLAGIERIIQERPDAVVHAGDLFHTVKPKTRAYTTVLAALDLLQDAGVPLIVIAGNHSMAKTRYTESPFAVLEYHGAEVHAAYRYRYETVEVGDATFHLIPNMLETSDYRRAFDGIERRPRTANVLVTHGLASMLKEHRLHTVAEHEIDAAMISDEFDYIALGHYHGQVQIADNAWYSGSIEHCTYGERKDVKGALIVDTATGGVEHLDLQKTSMLDLGTIACADLSPEEIADAVAGRVEGVREEHAMCELTLDGMRRESQRQLGRRARAGCAGRLLDLRLRVVAQEEDRRRFAGDDLIGVDYVGEFGRFVREKGLPKEAEDYVLKAGGEALRRAILRHAEGDDAPA
- the pscS gene encoding O-phospho-L-seryl-tRNA:Cys-tRNA synthase; this translates as MKCTPDIDLRDVEEMNINIDPIQAAGRLTADAMKAVIAYGDGYSVCDNCRKPFRLDYIEKPPIATFHDDLAAFVGMDEARVVPGARRGFQAVAGTYVQKGDPVILTALSHYTEFIAVENAGGIPHEIPKDTNNIIRADAAAERIEEVTRASGRPPVLLFIDHVDYQFGNLHEVQEIARVAHGYDIPVLLNGAYTVGTMPVDGKALGVDFVVGSGHKSMAAPAPSGVLATTAERAEEVFRTTQIKGDLTGRTFGIKEVEMMGCTLMGVTLMGMMASFPHVRARVGRWDEELANARIVLDALRSIEGTVVKSEMPRRHTLTRVDTSASFDRIAETHKKRGFFLSSALNKKGIVGVIPGATKVWKFNTYGISRAQAEYVAAAYIEIAEENGLPVVSP
- the thiI gene encoding tRNA uracil 4-sulfurtransferase ThiI, translating into MGTVLLRFGELFLKSESVRRIFMETLRRNLEKALAASDIVHEVEVRRDRVLVHGPDPEGIAGVAARTFGIVDVAVCTRTGTSIEEMGEAALERARRHLRAGMTFAVRARREGVEGYTSQQIGAEVGSVIYEAIPGLSVDLTHPDYEVFVEARPYGGLVYDERIPAPRGLPFGTQERVLSLLSAGIDSPVAGWLVMRRGCTLTHLTLDAGRWQGEEVRDAVLRHHATLSTWCMGHPLDLIVADMEPFFDAMTAVAEPRYRCLLCKRFMFRVADAVARREGAFAIVTGDNLGQVASQTLVNLGVIESAATMPVLRPLITYEKAEAVEIARRIGTFDEAAGDLSCRAVPKRPATQADIAAIEENEAKIDLDGLVAGALGSLRFVRAINGEIIRTG
- a CDS encoding GNAT family N-acetyltransferase → MGIMTVPADSGDLLRLKKEQIGPAAEMLARAFGQDPKMGYFVPDEGKRLEITRHHFEFLLRYGLIYGEVYATSPRLEGVAVWLPAKKVEITLWRALRAGLFQFRKGVGKEALERILSFSDYLDTLHRRHMPGPHHYLFFIGVDPACQGKGYASRLIRPVLARLDGKGLPCYLVTQNEQNVALYEHYGFRVIEKSLVPGTEVESWAMVREAGLSRS